The sequence GATGTCCATCGCTGGTGCCGAAATAGAGCCGATGCGCCGGAATAACTGACATTCCGAGAGCGGTGATAAAAGTCCCATCGGCGACGAAGCACTGGGTGAGTTGAGCCCAATTTGTCGAGGTGCTCGTGAAGGGCGGAACGCCATTAATGTCGGAATTGCGCCAGAGGTGATTATTCTCCACGTAAAAAAACTGATCCTGGTCGGCAGGATCCAGCATAAATGGCGTGACAAATTGCGGCTGCGAAATACCTTCCGGCTGTAAACTCCACCAAAGGTTGGAGTCGATCGACTCCCGGTATGCATAGCCGAACTGCGAGGCAACAATGACGGACTGACTGTCCATCGCGCAATAGCAACCATCCCCACCGCCAACCATTTGCCAATTCCCCGTATCTCCGGGAGAATGATACCAGGAGCCCTGGTCCTGGAAGCCGCCCACAATCGAGGTATCGTGGTCTCGATACCGATCGATGGCAACCACATAAATGATGCTTGCGGGATCACCGGTATTCAGATTTGCCCATGTAATGGGATGATTTGGGTCCTGATCGGCGAGGCAATCCTGCGTGAAGTAAATTCCGCCATCGTTGGCGGAATACATCTTGCTCGGATTATTCGAACAAAATGCCACATCATGATTGTCCGGATGATGGTTCGGGTATGATTGCTCGACGTTCTGATCGTAGTTGTATCCGCCAACCCATTCGACGTTAGAGGAATTGGAAAAGCCATCCGGAGATCGATATAGGTTGGTCCCACCAAAAAAGACTACGTCAGGATTCAGAGGATGGACCTTCAGCGCAACAGCATAGCCGCCAAGCGTGCTGGCACCGGCGACATCTCCCTGGACTGGGGGCAATTCGGAAGAGCGGTCTTCCCACTTCCCACCTGTTCCGGAGCCGTCACCGGAAACGTACGTGTATTTGAAAAACACCGGATAATTGCCAGCCCCATCATTCGAGCCGGCAACATAGACTACCGTTTCATCGGAAGGCGCGATAGCGATTTTGAGTCGTTGCGTCGCCGTGGGCCAAGTCATTGGGGTGATATTCTTCCAGTTTACTCCATCGATGGATCGCCAAACGCCTGCGGTTGTCGGTGTTGCGCCGTCCAGGGTATACTGGCTGAGATACGCATAGAGAATTCCGGTCGGAGTGATCTCAACGTCCGTGCAAAACGACCGGTGAGCAGGGTCGCCAAGCACATGTGACCAAGACGTACCGCCATTGGTTGAGCGCATAATCGCGCCAAAGCCGGCGGCATACACGATGTCCTGCGCAGACTTCGAATTATCGGTGACGACGTTCCAGACACCATCGAATACGCTGTCGAGCGTCGTGCCTGTCTGGTCTTGCGTCGAGGGGAGCACGAAGAATTTCTTGCCACCATCGGTCGATTTGTAGATGCCGTTGCCAATATCCGTCGTGCGCCAGCGTGGGGGACCAACAACAGTAGTACGGCGATCTGTCGTGCTCAGCAATTCACCTGTGCCACAGTACCATGTATTGGTCTTGCCCGCGCGACGATCCTGCACGAGCGACATGATGTCCTTGAGTTCGTCGGGGGCAGTAGATCGATTCCAACTCATGCCACTATCGGTGCTGCGCCACACGCCACCCTGTGCGGTTGCGATCAAGACGTTGGCATTGTTGGCAACATCTACTCCGATCGCCTGCGTGCGTCCGCCGGCATTGAACGGTCCCACCGACTGCCAGTCTTTGGTATGAATCGAAGTGCTTGCATCGGCCATGGCATCGCCTTGCGGCCCTCGGACCAGTGTGCGGGCATAAGCAAGTTCGCGGACATGAATGCCTCGTGGAATTTCGCCAGTGGCCGGGTCGCGTAACCGAAGCCACTCCCAATAATTCTTTGCGGCGAGATTCTCCGTCAGCGGCTCGCAATGCATCAGATGCTTCTCCGCAGAGCGGTGAAAACTGGCCGTCGTATACAGAATGGCACCGAGCGAGAAGGAATACAGTGCGAGCAGGATCTTACTCATCATCAGATCAACGCAAGTGAATATATTTGAGAATCACAATTCCGGACTCCGTTTGAACACGAATGTAGTAAACTCCATTCGGTTGTGAGCGGAGAGCTTCTGAGATCGGAATGGAGGCGCGCGGCTCAGCTACAGTCCGTTCCACCTTGAAGCATTCGATGCCGAGCACATCGCACAGGCTGACGACGACGTGCGAGCCGGCCGCACTATTCAGTTGAATGTTGCCGGATGCATCAATCGAGGCGACCTGACCGGATTTCGATCCAGGGCTGACACCTTCGAATGTGATCACGAAATCGTCTGAAATCGATGAACACTGATAGGCACTTGAAACCGTCACCGTGTACGTCCCGCTGCGGGTAACGATGTAACTTGATTGGGTCGCCCCGGGGATTGCTATGCCATTACGATTCCACTGGTTGTTGGCCGGCGAACTCGAATAGAGCGTATTGCCGGCACGTGTGACAGCAGGGACGGGTGGTGCAGCACGGGACGTCACCCGGGCGGCTGCCGCGATTGCTGAGCATCCGTTCGCGCCGAAGGTCGTTGCGGTATAGAAGCCTGTCGCATGCACAACAATGGAGCGTGTTGTATCGCCTGTGGACCATCGGCATCCGACGCCGCCCGAGACTGTGAGCTTGAGCGAATCGGTTTCGCACAGGTCGATGGCGCCGCTGGGCGTGATCGTTGCTGTAGGAGCGGGGAAGACAGCGAGATTAAAGCCATTATCCGCTGTAACAATCGCTGGAGATGTTGCCATCACCCGAATTCGATACTTCGAGCCGGAATGCAGCTTCGGCGGAATCGCGGCCATGATTATGCATGAGCCAGTGCCATTGCGGAAGCCAATGTGGGTGGGAGCCGCGAACCTGCCGAGCGAATCCGAAAGTTGGACATCGTATGTATTCGAAAGGAAGAGATCTCCATCGACTCGAATCGCCACTGGCACCGAATCTCCAGGACAGAGTGTAACCTCATCCGGAAGTGAGAAGGAGAGGTCCTGAACCGTAAGCTCGGCGACGAAGCCATTTTCACTCGCCTTTGGAGTCATCTTCATTCCATCGAAATAGGACAGGCCCCGAATGTCGCCAGCGATGAACAATCCCTGTGATGTATCGACCGTCAGCGAGGGTGCGAAGATACCTCCCGCATTTTGCGCATCGTACCATGATGTAACCCAACGTGCTCGGAGCGCAGTGTCCAGCTTGAGAATATAGAACGTCCCGCCGTGACTTCGGACCGTA comes from Bacteroidota bacterium and encodes:
- a CDS encoding T9SS type A sorting domain-containing protein, which translates into the protein MMSKILLALYSFSLGAILYTTASFHRSAEKHLMHCEPLTENLAAKNYWEWLRLRDPATGEIPRGIHVRELAYARTLVRGPQGDAMADASTSIHTKDWQSVGPFNAGGRTQAIGVDVANNANVLIATAQGGVWRSTDSGMSWNRSTAPDELKDIMSLVQDRRAGKTNTWYCGTGELLSTTDRRTTVVGPPRWRTTDIGNGIYKSTDGGKKFFVLPSTQDQTGTTLDSVFDGVWNVVTDNSKSAQDIVYAAGFGAIMRSTNGGTSWSHVLGDPAHRSFCTDVEITPTGILYAYLSQYTLDGATPTTAGVWRSIDGVNWKNITPMTWPTATQRLKIAIAPSDETVVYVAGSNDGAGNYPVFFKYTYVSGDGSGTGGKWEDRSSELPPVQGDVAGASTLGGYAVALKVHPLNPDVVFFGGTNLYRSPDGFSNSSNVEWVGGYNYDQNVEQSYPNHHPDNHDVAFCSNNPSKMYSANDGGIYFTQDCLADQDPNHPITWANLNTGDPASIIYVVAIDRYRDHDTSIVGGFQDQGSWYHSPGDTGNWQMVGGGDGCYCAMDSQSVIVASQFGYAYRESIDSNLWWSLQPEGISQPQFVTPFMLDPADQDQFFYVENNHLWRNSDINGVPPFTSTSTNWAQLTQCFVADGTFITALGMSVIPAHRLYFGTSDGHLYRVDGADGVNPAAVEITGSIFPNNAFISCVAVDPENADKIVACFSNYHVVSLFASDDGGIHWRNISGNLETNADGSGDGPSTRWVTIVHHGGETLYLVGTSVGLFSTSDISGSTVWSPEGLSTIGRITVENIDARQSDGYVAVATQGEGVFTTYVTTEAGLNQGVNRSAAIAHSFSVSPNPAHDVTRISVTLAEPRKIRLRAVDPTGRIALVIYDGTAASGASSFEFDAARLASGTYYVELMSDEGVETRRLVITK